The following proteins are encoded in a genomic region of Desulfobulbaceae bacterium:
- the plsX gene encoding phosphate acyltransferase PlsX has protein sequence MQIALDVMGGDREPDEVISGAVDAVCKYGYQVVLLGDKKCIDTSLTKHLADYKKCAAQKEHTSAFDVHDRISIVHTTQVVEMDESPLDAIRKKKDSSIVVAFEQLKDKKVDAVVSAGNSGATLAAAVKTLGRLKGISRPGIAGIFPTLKKPLVIMDVGANVDCRPQHLHQFAVMATAFSRVLFDIDEPRVGLLSIGEEGGKGNALVKKTHELLTASNLNYIGNVEGRDIFQGDVDVMVCDGFVGNVCLKLSEGLADAMVSMLREEFSKNLISKVGYLLTKKAYANLKKRTDYAEYGGAPLLGFNGTAIICHGRSNSRAIMNAIRVAAEMVRNNMNDHICNLLAKDQVLPENIETA, from the coding sequence GTGCAGATAGCTTTAGATGTAATGGGTGGTGATCGCGAACCTGATGAAGTCATTTCCGGTGCTGTTGACGCAGTCTGCAAGTATGGTTATCAGGTCGTTTTGCTTGGCGATAAAAAGTGTATTGATACATCACTGACAAAACATCTCGCTGATTATAAAAAGTGTGCTGCTCAAAAAGAACATACTTCTGCCTTTGATGTTCATGACAGAATTTCGATTGTCCATACAACACAGGTAGTCGAAATGGATGAATCTCCGCTTGATGCGATTCGCAAAAAGAAGGATTCTTCCATAGTTGTTGCCTTTGAACAACTTAAAGATAAAAAGGTTGATGCTGTCGTGAGTGCCGGCAATTCAGGGGCCACTTTAGCTGCCGCTGTAAAAACACTTGGTCGGCTTAAAGGTATTTCCAGGCCGGGTATAGCAGGTATATTTCCAACGCTCAAAAAACCACTGGTTATTATGGATGTTGGTGCCAATGTGGATTGCAGGCCCCAGCATCTGCACCAGTTTGCAGTGATGGCAACCGCATTTTCCAGGGTATTGTTTGATATTGATGAGCCGAGGGTTGGTCTCTTGAGTATTGGCGAAGAGGGTGGCAAGGGCAATGCCCTGGTAAAAAAAACCCACGAACTGTTGACTGCAAGTAACCTCAATTACATCGGTAACGTCGAGGGCAGAGATATTTTTCAAGGTGATGTCGATGTTATGGTTTGTGATGGTTTTGTCGGAAATGTTTGTCTGAAGCTGAGTGAAGGTCTTGCTGATGCGATGGTATCCATGCTAAGGGAAGAGTTTTCTAAAAACCTTATATCCAAGGTGGGTTATCTTCTTACCAAGAAAGCCTACGCGAATCTGAAAAAACGAACTGATTATGCTGAGTATGGCGGAGCACCACTTCTGGGGTTTAATGGTACCGCCATTATCTGCCATGGCCGCTCAAACTCGCGAGCTATAATGAATGCCATTAGAGTCGCAGCAGAAATGGTACGTAACAATATGAATGACCATATCTGCAATCTCCTCGCTAAAGATCAGGTTTTGCCCGAAAATATAGAAACGGCCTGA